Sequence from the Amycolatopsis sp. NBC_00345 genome:
CACGGTTTCCATCAGGGCAAGGGATTTGCCCTGGTCGTCGTCGACGTCGAAGAGCTCCGGCGCCCGGACCGCGCACCGCGCGTGGCCCTGGCATCGGTCCGCGTCGATCGCGATCCTGATCACTGCTCCGGCCATTCGTCGAACACCACCGGCACCGTTTTCACACCCCATGTGTTGCCGGTGTGCCAGACGGCCTCTTTGCCGGGCGCGACCCGGTAGCGCGGGACACGGTGCAGGAACTCCCGCAGCAGGGTCTTCAGCTCCAGCCGCGCCAGGTGCGAACCGAGGCACCGGTGGATCCCGGAGCCGAACCCGAGGTGACGGTTGGGCTGGCGATCGAAGACCAGCTCGTCCGGGTCCGGGAACTCCTCCGGGTCCCGGTTGGCCGCGGGCCACAGCAGCAGGAGCCGGTCGCCCTCGTCCAGCTGCTGCCCGGCGAACTCGCACGGCTGGGCCACGTTCCGCGCCACGCCGGGCTGCGGCGGCATGAACCGGATCAGCTCCTCGACGGCGAGGTCCAGCTTCTCCGGGTCGTCGACGATCTGCTCCAGCCGGTCGCGTACCTCGGGCTTCTCGGCGAACATCAGCAGCAGCCGGCTCAGCACGCTGGCGGTCGTGTCGAAGCCCGCTGGCACCAGCACCAGGCAGAACCCGTAGATCTCGTCGTCGGTGAGCCGTTCCCCGTCCAGCTCGGCCTGGTCGAGATGGCTGATCAGGTCGTCGCCGTAGCCGTTGGTGCGCAGCTGATCGAGCATCTCGGCGAAGTACATGGTGCAGTTGAGGCCCGCCGCCATCGACCGTTCCAGGTTGTCCTCGTCGGTCGACTCGGGATCGGGCTGGAGCATGTACAGGAACTCGTCCTTGAGCTTTTCCCAATCCTTTTCAGGCACGCCGAGGTACAGCTCGAGAATGCCGCGCAACGGAAGGGGGATCGCCACCTCCTTCGCCAGGTCGGCGTCCTTCTTGCCGACCAGGCCGTCGATGATCGTGCGGACCATCTCCCGCATGTGCGGTTCCAGCGCCTCCACCGACTTGGGGCTGAACCGGGCGCCCACCAGGGTCCGGTACTTGCGGTGCATCGGCGGGTCGGACTCGATCGGGATCATCGGGGTCGGATTGCCGAACGGCGGGATGGTGACCGGGAACGAGGAGAACAGCTCCGGTTTGTGCGCGGCCTCGTAAACGTCGCGGTAGCGCGAAACCGCGTAGAAGCCACCGTGTTCGACGCTGTGCGCGACCGGGAATTCGGTGCGCATCTTCGTGAAGATCTCGTCCTGGTGCTTCTGGCAGTCGCGGTCGTGCAGGCTGAAGTGTTCGACCAGCTTCGTGATGACGCCGTCGTCGACAGTCACGATGTTTCCTTTCCGTTGACACGGGGGCGAAAGGGACCGGCTCAGACCAGTCGCAGGACCGGTTTGACGGCCTTGCCCGCCTCGGAATCCGCGCAGGCCGCGTTGATGTCGGCGAAGTCGTAGCTCGTGATCAGCCGGTCGAACGGGAACCGCCCCTGCGCGTGCAGTTCCAGCAGCCGCGGGATGAAGTCGTCGGGCCGGGCGTCGCCCTCGGTCACGCCGGTGATGGTGCGGCCGGTCATCAGCAGTTCCAGCATGTCGACCTGGATCTCGGTGCCCGCCTGGCCGAAACCGAGCACCGCGCAGGTGCCCTTGGGCGCCAGGGCGCTGACCGCCTGACGGACTACCGCAGTGACGGCGGTGGTGTCGACGGTGAAGTCGGCCCCCCGTCCGGTGATCCGCTGGATCTCCTCGACCGGGTCCTTGGCGGACGCGTCGACGCTGTGCGTGGCGCCCAGCTCCTCGGCCAGCGCCAGCCGGTCCGGCACCAGGTCCACGGCGATCACCTTGGTGCACCCGGCCGCGCGGGCGGCCATGACCGCGGCGATGCCGACGGCGCCCGCGCCGAACACGGCGAGGCTGGACCCGGTTTCGGGACGGAGCCGGTTGAGCACCGTGCCGGCACCGGTCTGGATGCCGCAGCCCAGGGGGCCCACGATCGACAGGTCGGCGTCCGGGCCCAGCTTGACGACGTTGCTCTCGACCGCGATCGAGTGCGTAGCGAACGAGGACTGGCTGAAGAAGAAGCCGTGCACGTCGCCCTCGCCGTGCAGCGCGTTGGTGCCGTCCGGGCGGGAGCCCGCGACGTTGCTGACGACGAACTGCTCGCAGTAGGCCGGATCGCCGCGCAGGCACATCCGGCAGCGGTGACACGAGGCGAAGGTCAGCAGGACCTTGTCGCCCGGCTCGACCTTGGTGACGCCCGGGCCGACCGCCTCGACCACCCCGGCGCCCTCGTGGCCCAGCACCAGCGGCAGCGGCACCGGCAGCCACTGGTTGCGGACGCCGATGTCGGTGTGGCAGACACCGGTGGAGTGGATCTTGACCAGGACCTCGCCGGCCCGGGGATCGTCGAGCTCCAGCTCCTCGATCTGGAACGGCTGACCGGCTTCACGCACGACCGCGGCCTTGACACGCATGGGAAATCTCCTTCAGGCAGGCAGGTAGATCGACTTGAGCTGGAGGTAACCGGCCAGGGCTTCCGGGCCGAACTCGCGCCCGATGCCACTGGCCTTGACCCCGCCGAAGGGAGCGTTGAGGTCGAGCACGTACCCGTTCACGCCGATGGTTCCGGTCTGCACGCTGCGCGCGACCGACGTGGCGCGCTCGGAGTCGGCCGACCAGACGCTGCCGCCGAGGCCGTACTCGGAGTCGTTGGCGATGCGCACCGCCTCCTCGTCGCCGTCGTAGGCGATGACCGACAGCACCGGGCCGAAGATCTCCTGCCGCGCGATCGTGGACGCGTTGTCCACGTCGGCGAACAGGGTCGGCTGGACGAACCAGCCCCGGTCGAGCCCGGCGGGACGGCCGCCGCCGACCACCAGCCGCGCGCCTTCCGCGCGCCCCTTGGCGATGTAGCCCTCGACCCGCTCGCGATGCTCGGCCGA
This genomic interval carries:
- a CDS encoding NAD(P)-dependent alcohol dehydrogenase, giving the protein MRVKAAVVREAGQPFQIEELELDDPRAGEVLVKIHSTGVCHTDIGVRNQWLPVPLPLVLGHEGAGVVEAVGPGVTKVEPGDKVLLTFASCHRCRMCLRGDPAYCEQFVVSNVAGSRPDGTNALHGEGDVHGFFFSQSSFATHSIAVESNVVKLGPDADLSIVGPLGCGIQTGAGTVLNRLRPETGSSLAVFGAGAVGIAAVMAARAAGCTKVIAVDLVPDRLALAEELGATHSVDASAKDPVEEIQRITGRGADFTVDTTAVTAVVRQAVSALAPKGTCAVLGFGQAGTEIQVDMLELLMTGRTITGVTEGDARPDDFIPRLLELHAQGRFPFDRLITSYDFADINAACADSEAGKAVKPVLRLV
- a CDS encoding cytochrome P450; this translates as MTVDDGVITKLVEHFSLHDRDCQKHQDEIFTKMRTEFPVAHSVEHGGFYAVSRYRDVYEAAHKPELFSSFPVTIPPFGNPTPMIPIESDPPMHRKYRTLVGARFSPKSVEALEPHMREMVRTIIDGLVGKKDADLAKEVAIPLPLRGILELYLGVPEKDWEKLKDEFLYMLQPDPESTDEDNLERSMAAGLNCTMYFAEMLDQLRTNGYGDDLISHLDQAELDGERLTDDEIYGFCLVLVPAGFDTTASVLSRLLLMFAEKPEVRDRLEQIVDDPEKLDLAVEELIRFMPPQPGVARNVAQPCEFAGQQLDEGDRLLLLWPAANRDPEEFPDPDELVFDRQPNRHLGFGSGIHRCLGSHLARLELKTLLREFLHRVPRYRVAPGKEAVWHTGNTWGVKTVPVVFDEWPEQ
- a CDS encoding ferredoxin → MAGAVIRIAIDADRCQGHARCAVRAPELFDVDDDQGKSLALMETVPPELADAAAAAVETCPERAISLHDE